A portion of the Psilocybe cubensis strain MGC-MH-2018 chromosome 10, whole genome shotgun sequence genome contains these proteins:
- a CDS encoding Transcription elongation factor SPT5: MAPNPFLDLEANVDHGDSEDGSAESDEFECFIDDGTQSHEDCDGSSSVAMDKPIPVTKRDRLALVIQQIEERTRGRSHSLPASDMYRGVEPLYSNADNPTVLSPHGNTDSGFENLPTDYPTWRIGCKVGYEEIAVASLLKNSRREHHIRSAFSRSSVHGYIYLECLMDQPMIDLIKRSPGIIVKTTDVLLSPIDKNEAQQLLYMGGDITNLSVGKWLKVKRGVYKGDVGFVVSKGSWGVSMLMIPRYEYVSTKTKSSRKRKTYTAVPAPKLFDPTGLRNSHLYIESGRASVYRVGDLIFEHGLARVDYDPRHVASCREGLSYVTYTSFCMSGHPALHHAPIPKPKEWIMRTMEWVVMRSTGWLGVIAQADDDNMVDVDIYNKGCDHDETGQHYNETEIHRVDTTTTQLLTTIRTVWSDILKHFEIGDYVGVDAGVNAGRSGWVVDIKGDEIQLIDKQGTTKDQQINTADSMLEAKPTRYDPSNPFKKIVLNRDDVLEYSTFEPLSLSKTYDSNAVHQSRNFANPSIIITTGTESADSGRHTPLPDTIEDTSPAWDPSDHSEDLTSISIGTVVVNSSDGTNVASLTTPCNLLLKRELIGVPLTVEEATVDGHVSPLFVIVQEDVDGQLCMMRFTPNSKRTLRIESTHIKPKHPTIKHDFGLLAIIEGEHAGKCVRRVHSRKDTNGVVLVVKQVLPTDRGADQIVDGELLTPTENCCVAYETQKRKNANRNQMRHEHDIYISTHLP; the protein is encoded by the exons ATGGCTCCCAACCCATTCTTGGACTTAGAAGCGAATGTCGATCACGGAGATTCAGAGGATGGTTCAGCCGAATCTGACGAATTTG AATGCTTCATCGACGACGGAACTCAATCCCATGAAGATTGTGACGGTTCATCATCTGTGGCAATGGACAAACCCATTCCTGTTACAAAGAGAGACCGACTGGCCCTCGTaattcaacaaattgaagagaGAACACGTGGTAGATCTCACTCACTGCCCGCCTCTGATATGTACCGGGGTGTGGAACCATTGTATTCAAACGCTGACAATCCTACTGTTTTGTCACCGCACGGAAACACTGATTCGGGCTTCGAAAATCTGCCCACGGACTATCCTACATGGAGGATTGGATGTAAA GTCGGATACGAAGAAATCGCGGTCGCTTCTTTACTCAAAAACTCGCGCCGAGAACATCATATTCGGTCCGCGTTTTCACGCAGTTCTGTACATGGATACATATACTTGGAATGTTTGATGGATCAGCCTATGATTGACCTTATCAAAAGATCGCCCGGCATCATCGTAAAAACTACGGACGTGCTCCTGAGTCCGATCGATAAGAATGAGGCTCAGCAACTGTTGTACATGGGAGGGGACATTACGAACCTATCGGTCGGAAAATGGCTCAAGGTTAAACGAGGTGTATACAAAGGCGATGTAGGCTTTGTCGTTTCGAAAGGATCGTGGGGGGTGTCAATGCTTATGATCCCCCGTTACGAGTACGTGTCCACCAAAACGAAGTCATCTCGTAAACGGAAGACATACACTGCGGTGCCCGCGCCTAAGCTATTCGATCCGACAGGCCTTCGTAACTCTCATTTATACATAGAATCAGGCAGAGCATCTGTCTATCGCGTAGGTGATCTGATCTTTGAGCATGGTTTGGCCCGGGTGGACTACGATCCCAGACACGTTGCCTCATGTCGTGAAGGTCTGAGTTACGTGACGTATACATCATTTTGTATGAGTGGGCATCCCGCACTCCATCACGCGCCGATACCAAAGCCAAAGGAATGGATCATGCGAACCATGGAATGGGTGGTAATGAGATCTACAGGTTGGCTCGGAGTCATTGCGCAAGCCGACGACGATAATAtggtcgatgtcgatatATACAACAAAGGCTGCGACCATGACGAAACTGGTCAACATTACAACGAAACTGAAATCCACAGAGTTGATACAACTACGACCCAGCTGTTGACAACAATACGCACCGTATGGAGTGACATCTTAAAACATTTCGAAATAGGGGATTACGTAGGGGTTGACGCTGGCGTTAATGCTGGACGATCGGGTTGGGTCGTGGACATCAAGGGAGATGAAATACAACTAATCGATAAGCAAGGCACTACAAAAGACCAGCAAATCAATACAGCCGACTCGATGTTGGAGGCAA AGCCGACTCGATATGATCCGTCGAATcccttcaagaaaattgtttTGAACAGAGACGACGTACTGGAATACAG TACCTTTGAGCCTCTAAGCCTGTCGAAGACGTATGATTCGAACGCTGTCCACCAGTCTCGTAACTTCGCCAACCCATCGATCATAATAACCACAGGAACTGAAAGCGCTGACAGTGGCAGACATACACCATTGCCTGATACTATTGAGGACACCTCGCCTGCGTGGGATCCATCTGACCATTCAGAAGATTTAACAAGCATTAGCATAGGAACCGTCGTCGTAAATTCAAGCGACGGTACCAACGTTGCATCTTTAACCACTCCTTGTAATCTTTTGTTGAAACGAGAGCTGATTGGAGTTCCTTTGACGGTGGAAGAGGCAACCGTCGATGGACACGTTTCTCCGTTGTTTGTAATCGTTCAGGAGGACGTGGATGGGCAGCTGTGCATGATGCGATTTACACCCAATTCGAAGCGGACGTTACGGATTGAATCGACCCATATAAAGCCCAAACATCCTACCATCAAGCACGACTTTGGGTTATTAGCCATCATTGAAGGAGAACACGCGGGTAAATGCGTCAGACGTGTGCATTCTAGGAAGGATACCAATGGCGTGGTATTGGTGGTCAAACAAGTACTGCCCACTGATCGAGGAGCTGATCAAATAGTGGATGGCGAGCTATTGACGCCAACCGAAAATTGTTGTGTGGCCTATGAAActcaaaagagaaagaatgcTAATCGGAATCAGATGAGACACGAACACGATATTTACATTAGTACTCATTTGCCATAA
- a CDS encoding Serine/threonine-protein kinase CLA4 has protein sequence MAYQVTQASLTPSRPPPQAPQRRGTDNSQGYSSNASLANSGYNSSFTFTPSSPSSSSYNSPYSGIGGSPNRGPDDASGSQVVRSGAVSMKEDAFGNWIFQRKWLVLRDQTLSFHKSESSPQQIVIWLRDITNVERIDMKPYCLALEAKDRRYFIALKSDEELYGWLDDVYSRSPLMGVSNPTNFVHKVHVGFDPLSGAFTGMPEQWTKLLTKSAITREDYAKDPQAVLDVLEFYTDHQKRELEDMSLGAPARFNAGTGFGGASKLNDNGRPGIKRQESSPPGLGGDTDNLPSAAARAAELVNGSHVASAISTVQGPRGPLPNPQPPQASRPAPPRPLMTGTRPAPPTPGQSGKVDLTPNAADLRARAKAQGPPPNAIPARNDSLPALPDQTIKQQQERQEQLWQQEQQQRQQESRVEQWQKQQQQQQEEDRYQQQQQQQKNLDLPRPQIAPSKSSPATTSPASQPAPGPAGSTTGPPPVLPLQPSKKIQIQAQEKPAKLAANGGVAAAAAALEKPKEKEKRISTMTEVQIMEKLRQVVSDDDPKLLYSKIKKVGQGASGHVYVAKTLSTGKKVAIKEMDLSHQPRKELIVNEILVMKESQHPNIVNFLESYLVKNNELWVVMEYMEGGALTDIIENNQLEEDQISSICLETCKGLGHLHSQSIIHRDIKSDNVLLDAQGRVKITDFGFCAKLTDQKSKRATMVGTPYWMAPEVVKQKEYGAKVDIWSLGIMAIEMIENEPPYLDEEPLKALYLIATNGTPTLKKPEALSRELKGFLAVCLCVDVGSRATANELLEHEFLKKACALSGLAPLLRFKTGKQGS, from the exons ATGGCGTATCAGGTTACACAGGCCTCTCTCACCCCATCACGACCGCCGCCGCAAGCCCCTCAACGACGCGGTACGGACAACTCGCAGGGTTACAGCAGCAACGCTTCTCTTGCTAACTCTGGTTACAACTCGTCGTTCACTTTCACGCCTTCGTCTCCGTCGAGTTCATCCTACAATTCGCCCTATTCAGGGATCGGAGGTTCTCCAAACCGTGGCCCTGACGATGCGTCTGGTTCGCAGGTGGTTAGAAGTGGCGCTGTCAGCATGAAGGAGGACGCCTTTGGCAACTGGATATTCCAGAGGAAGTGGCTGGTGCTCAGAGACCAGACACTCTCATTCCACAAAAGCGAG TCATCACCTCAACAAATCGTCATATGGCTCCGTGACATTACAAATGTTGAGCGCATAGATATGAAGCCTTATTGTTTAGCTCTGGAGGCCAAAGATCGAAGATACTTTATTGCTTTGAAGAGCGACGAAGAGCTCTATGGGTGGTTGGACGACGTCTACTCGAGAAGTCCGCTCATGGGCGTTAGCAACCCCACCAACTTCGTCCATAAAGTTCACGTTGGGTTCGACCCTCTCTCGGGTGCTTTCACA GGTATGCCTGAGCAGTGGACGAAATTATTGACGAAGTCAGCAATTACGAGGGAGGATTACGCAAAGGATCCTCAAGCCGTGCTGGATGTCTTGGAGTTTTACACGGATCATCAGAAAAGGGAACTCGAGGATATGTCGCTCG GTGCTCCTGCTCGCTTCAACGCCGGGACAGGCTTCGGCGGTGCGAGTAAATTGAACGACAACGGTCGGCCAGGCATCAAACGACAGGAATCGTCACCACCAGGCCTAGGGGGTGACACTGACAATCTTCCCAGTGCGGCCGCACGAGCTGCGGAGCTTGTGAATGGCTCTCATGTCGCCAGCGCGATATCCACCGTTCAGGGACCACGAGGCCCTCTCCCAAACCCACAGCCTCCTCAAGCGTCGCGCCCAGCGCCTCCTCGACCCCTTATGACAGGGACTCGGCCTGCACCCCCCACGCCCGGCCAATCAGGCAAAGTTGATTTGACGCCTAATGCTGCCGATCTGCGCGCTCGAGCGAAAGCGCAAGGACCGCCACCCAACGCTATACCAGCCAGGAATGACTCATTGCCCGCATTACCTGACCAGACGAtcaagcagcagcaggagcgTCAGGAACAGCTGTGGCAGCAGGAACaacagcagcggcagcaggaATCACGGGTGGAGCAATGGCAgaaacaacagcagcaacaacaggagGAAGACAggtatcagcagcagcaacagcaacagaaGAATCTGGATTTGCCACGTCCTCAGATCGCTCCATCGAAATCTTCTCCTGCAACGACTTCCCCTGCATCCCAACCCGCGCCGGGCCCTGCTGGCTCTACCACCGGTCCACCGCCTGTCCTCCCCTTGCAGCCGtcgaaaaaaatacaaatccAGGCTCAAGAGAAGCCGGCCAAGTTGGCGGCGAATGGTGGGgttgccgctgccgctgcggCCTTGGAGAAGCctaaggagaaggagaagaggatcaGCACGATGACGGAGGTGCAGATCATGGAGAAGCTCCGCCAGGTTGTCAGCGACGACGATCCGAAGTTGCTGTACAGCAAGATTAAAAAAGTTGGTCAAGG AGCATCTGGACACGTGTACGTTGCCAAAACCCTCTCCACAGGCAAAAAGGTCGCCATCAAGGAAATGGATTTGTCTCACCAACCGCGCAAGGAGCTCATCGTCAACGAAATTTTGGTGATGAAGGAATCCCAGCACCCAAATATTGTCAACTTCTTGGAGTCATATCTCGTTAAGAATAATGAGCTTTGGGTGGTCATGGAATACATGGAAGGTGGTGCTTTAACGGATATCATCGAGAATAACCAGTTGGAGGAGGATCAAATTTCGAGCATTTGTCTCGAG ACTTGCAAAGGACTTGGACATCTTCACAGTCAAAGTATCATCCATCGTGATATCAAATCCGATAATGTTCTGCTCGACGCTCAAGGCCGAGTTAAAATCA CTGATTTCGGGTTCTGCGCTAAATTGACCGACCAAAAGTCAAAGCGCGCGACAATGGTTGGTACACCATACTGGATGGCACCTGAAGTCGTCAAGCAAAAGGAGTACGGTGCCAAGGTCGACATTTGGTCCCTCGGCATCATGGCTATCGAGATGATCGAAAATGAGCCTCCTTACCTAGACGAGGAACCGTTGAAGGCGTTGTATTTGATTGCGACGAACGGGACTCCAACTCTCAAGAAGCCCGAGGCTCTCAGCCGGGAATTAAAGGGATTTTTGGCGGTTTGTCTGTGTGTGGATGTCGGTAGTCGGGCGACTGCTAATGAATTGCTTGAG CACGAATTCTTGAAGAAGGCTTGTGCGCTATCAGGCCTTGCTCCTCTACTACGATTCAAGACCGGGAAGCAGGGTTCATGA